AGATTAGGCAGATAAAAACATGTTACTAAAAATGAACAATCATGAGTCTACTAAATACACTCTGTAATAATGCCTATAGTAACAATTTAACAAAAACTAACAGTATTTACATATGAAAGATATataaattataacaaaatcacATACAGATGATAACAAAAATTCAGTTTTCCAACAGATGTTCAACAATAGCTTTACGAAAACTTGACCTTGatggtttctttctgattttgattggtagCTCATTCCAAAAAGTTGTGCCTACATAAGATAAACACTAGGCTAGCTAGCTTTCCCAAGCTCGTCTTAACGTATACTGGCTCAAACCGTGGTTTGTGCCGCTGAGAATACAATGCGAATTGTGCGCGTACGAAAGACTCAAACCCCCTGTTTTGGGTAAAAATGAACAGCTTCTGAAATGCAAACATGCGCTTCGTTTCAAATATTGAGAGAATGAATACGAATCGCGGgtcaaattttttatattttaaaagaatAGAATGTATGATGGTGTGACTTCATTTCGCGCGTTACCTTATTTTGCGCACTGTCGAATATCTCAGTATCTAActaatatattgaaaatctgATACTGCCAACGTAAAAAGCGCCCTAAAAATCAACCAGATTAGTAGTATATTTTAAGGTTAGGTctcaatttgtaaaaatattggcaaaCTATCCGAAAAAAATTTCCGTTCATAGAAAATCCGAACTACTCGACAAGCATCAAGAAATCGTAAATTGTAAGAAAGTTTCGATATAATTCAACTTCATGATAATTATTACCATGTGCGAAAATTACGTTTTAAATTGGTCTATGcctaaatatttgatttttttttcctttcaaagCGCGAAGTTATGATTGTCTGAAAAACATTCAAACTTTGAACGCGATAATCTCGAAATCATGTTTTGGAACGTACCAACCGAGTAAGAAGTAAGAACTTGGGCTTCATCAATTAAGACATGAAAtactctattttttttgttttctgtgCATATTgttcttaaaatgtcaaattcgtaatttcaaaaggaaatgaaatattcaatctTGTCTACATACAAACGCCTGTAATCTCAACTCCGACCACATATAGGATGGCGTCATATAATTCAGACTATGGGGGAAACGCAACGAAGCCGGTGAGCATTTCGTGCAAATACATAAAACTTGCATTGTTGTGTTCCGATTCTTCAAAGCTTTCCAATgatatatttaattattttaattaatttatgtATTCATGGGGGCTTCCACTATAGTCTTGACAAATTACaagaataatcatgataatagctCGACATCCCACagaccatagagatatattacgcgttataagtatatatatctctatgccACAGACAAACAGCGTAAGATGTGATACGTATATTGTTCATGGGGTTGTTTAACGGTGTTATAGAAGTCGATCAAGCCATAGCAAGTCTTCAAATAAACCgttttgtaaaatttaaaaataacaacacaATTAGCATATTTCTAATCTCCCGCGGCGTTATTCCACGGACGGTTTGAGAACATTATGTGAATAGAATATACGAAGAACAACAAAAGAGATTGACCTGGACTAATGATCATCGATTGACCTTGgaaatgacctatcattttGCTTCCTTTTCTGCTAGTTTCCTCCTAAACGACTCAAGTTCGGTGACCTGGTAATCGATATGCGAATCGCCCGTCACATCCTTATAGATCATCGCTGCGTAAACTTGACAGACCTGGtatagaagaaagaaaaagggggatTCGAGCTTTAAAATAATGGTggcattttgaaaaaattacatGGAAATTAATATATGCATTGAAGCTGGAACCTCAATAGTGCAAACAAGTTAAGgtattttaaataatatttatattttgtgaataCACCCCAAAGGATGgcatattttttaaacagttaGTGCTTGATAGTCAATGTCTGTACGATTGTCAAAAAGTGTACACATTTCCCCTCTTTTATTCAACAATCTCTGTTGCACGATCTTGAATTTGttcttgtaattttgtttttgttttttcaaactaaTTAAGGTTTTACCTCCGATGACTGGTAACGGAAATGAGGTTTGTCTGCCGTTGCAACTTTGAGGATTAGTTGAGCAATATCTGAAGGTTTTTGGAGAATAGGTAAACCGATAATATCGGGGTGGTAGATGTCTACGTGTTCGAAGCACTTTGACAGTGTGAGGTCGATGTTAGTTGTATTCTTGTTTCTCTGTATTTCGGCTTGTCCTCCTAGCCTCTGGGCGATCATGTTCTCCGTAATGGCCGTGTCGACCGCACCAGGTTCAATAACGCttacactgtaaacaaaataagaCTGATGGCGTAACTACTCGTAGTTACTCAATACGTAGAATATAccaatttaaaacaaaacaataaataaagtGTGAATTATAATAGCTATTTGGTCTTTGTTGAAAACAGGAACGACGGACTTTAATCTCTATTCCACTGGAAAATCATGGCATATAATTATGTTGCAAAGAGTCTTTTTTTACCGTTCACTTGGGTTGATGCCTTCGATGTTATAAGACGGTATGGGGTGTATGACAGGATTATTAACTCTTTGCATgctgaattgattttttttttttgggggggggggggtaataatggcaattgtttccatattattttctttaattcaagacTACCATAGTGCACCATTGAtacttattataataattattattattattgtatagaTGTTATTCGAGaactattgccttttattaggtaatctaatttgaaggtaggggagaaaactaattattacgattgttgaGTTAAATTGCACGAATGTGcaagattgcaacatcagcgcaCAAAGGGTTAAGAAGGCAGGAACTGTATGAACCCAGGCTGAAACTGTTCAATGTTATTTGATATACATTGTTTGCTTCTAAGGAAATAAGTTTATAATcgaaatgattgaaaaataacCCTGATTACTCGGTCAGATATTCAATTAAACCGTTCaattcaaatcatgatgataaaaatacaacaaaataagaaaatacattttccgTCAAAATTATTGTTTGAGGGTCTCCAGACCCCACCCCATATCATGCATATTATGCTTTAAAAAGGACATATTGgctcaaaatgaaaaaagtatgaATTTTAACTGGGCAATTTGGTGCAAAATAAAGTGATATTTGACAGGTATGCCATTATGTTTCCATCCaacaatatatattatttctcaAATATTACAACCCCATTACTCCCCTCTAACTATCGGTGGAGAACCGCGCCTGTATAGCTTAACAAAATCCTACCAATTCTTTCAAGTTTAACATgcaaaataaaagaacaaaacatCAAGAATATTAAAGAATTTGTTGAAGTTGGGGACGACGTGGTGATTTCCTGCATCCCTTTCGATTATTTTTGTTCAGCTTTGCCCTGATAACACATTTCCTTAGGTTAATAAATCTAAATTTGGTGTTTTATACATGGAAAACAGGCCTCGGAATGGTTTtgaaattgggggggggggggggtgcatggtGAAAaccacaatcagatggtaaattttacgtttttgtgcAAGGTTTTGGAAAAAGCCCTCCtccgtttccgcggcccctggaaaggtgaatgattaaaaaaaaatgtttttacctAATATTGAAGAACCTTCCAATTATAGCTATCTCCTGACTAAATCCCACAATGGCTTGTTTAGTTGCACCATAAAGACCATAGTAAGGAAAAGCTGTCAATGACACAAAAAGGAGGAAATCATATTTCTGATTAATCAATTTCAATACGGTAACCATGAGTTTTTTTTCCAGTGGG
The genomic region above belongs to Lytechinus pictus isolate F3 Inbred chromosome 12, Lp3.0, whole genome shotgun sequence and contains:
- the LOC129273166 gene encoding retinol dehydrogenase 8-like; the protein is MPEIVFISGCSSGIGLSTAQLLAHDPQKRFLVYATILKPLEQEEQFRLQVGDALNDTLFPLQMDITKEAMIVDAIGTVMKDHGRIDIIINIAGVNLYNVTEAISLEVMKKVFDINFFGTVRVTQEVLPVMKRQRSGRIINMGSIQGLGAFPYYGLYGATKQAIVGFSQEIAIIGRFFNISVSVIEPGAVDTAITENMIAQRLGGQAEIQRNKNTTNIDLTLSKCFEHVDIYHPDIIGLPILQKPSDIAQLILKVATADKPHFRYQSSEVCQVYAAMIYKDVTGDSHIDYQVTELESFRRKLAEKEAK